The Saccharothrix variisporea genome has a segment encoding these proteins:
- a CDS encoding GNAT family N-acetyltransferase: MGIELVWPAVADSSLRTSVHAVLHDVVAAGGAIGWQVPPSRAETDAWLDVVMARVASGDGALVVAVVDGVVRGTATWLRNPSAVFTHSAEVGRVTAHPSARGLGLGRRLVSAIISHARSAGLEMLTLGVRGNNHGAIELYESLGFREWGRLPNAIAVGDVRFDDVRMALPLGFPEGVVLHGSAPGGNGSSPSRTRQPA, from the coding sequence ATGGGGATCGAGCTGGTCTGGCCCGCGGTCGCGGATTCGTCGTTGCGGACTTCGGTGCACGCGGTGCTGCACGACGTCGTGGCGGCCGGTGGGGCGATCGGGTGGCAGGTGCCGCCGTCACGGGCGGAGACCGACGCGTGGCTGGACGTGGTGATGGCTCGGGTGGCGTCCGGTGACGGTGCCCTCGTGGTGGCGGTGGTCGACGGTGTCGTGCGGGGGACGGCCACGTGGCTGCGCAACCCCAGCGCCGTGTTCACGCACTCCGCCGAGGTCGGCCGCGTGACCGCGCACCCGTCCGCACGGGGCTTGGGCCTGGGCAGGCGGCTGGTGTCGGCGATCATCTCGCACGCCCGGTCGGCGGGGCTGGAGATGCTGACCCTGGGCGTGCGGGGGAACAACCACGGGGCGATCGAGCTGTACGAGAGCCTGGGGTTCCGCGAGTGGGGCCGGTTGCCGAACGCGATCGCGGTGGGCGACGTGCGCTTCGACGACGTCCGCATGGCCCTGCCCTTGGGCTTCCCGGAGGGCGTGGTCCTGCACGGCTCCGCCCCCGGCGGCAACGGCTCCTCCCCGTCCCGCACCCGCCAGCCCGCCTGA
- a CDS encoding DoxX family protein, translated as MDLIVLIGRVLFVLLFLNSAFGHFTKTEGMAGYAESKGVPSPRLATQASGAVQLVGALMVLLGVWADLGALLLVLFLLPTAFVMHAFWKESDPQAKQMGMTQFLKDVSLAGAALMFFGLYAGAGSELGLTVTGPLF; from the coding sequence ATGGACCTGATCGTGCTCATCGGCCGTGTCCTCTTCGTCCTGCTCTTCCTGAACTCGGCGTTCGGCCACTTCACCAAGACGGAGGGCATGGCCGGGTACGCCGAGTCCAAGGGCGTGCCGTCACCCCGGCTCGCGACCCAGGCCAGCGGCGCGGTGCAGCTGGTCGGGGCGTTGATGGTGCTGCTGGGCGTGTGGGCGGACCTGGGAGCGCTGCTGCTCGTGCTGTTCCTGCTGCCCACGGCCTTCGTCATGCACGCGTTCTGGAAGGAGAGCGACCCGCAGGCCAAGCAGATGGGGATGACCCAGTTCCTGAAGGACGTGTCGCTGGCGGGCGCGGCGTTGATGTTCTTCGGCCTCTACGCGGGCGCGGGCTCCGAGCTGGGCCTGACCGTCACGGGACCGCTGTTCTGA
- the ndk gene encoding nucleoside-diphosphate kinase, whose translation MSERTLVLVKPDGVSRGLVGEVISRIERKGLTLAALELRTVDRATAEQHYAEHDGKSFFNDLVEFITGGPLVAMVVEGTRAISAFRQLAGGTDPVEKATPGTIRGDFGLEVQFNLVHGSDSPESAEREIKLWFPNL comes from the coding sequence GTGAGCGAGCGCACCCTGGTCCTGGTCAAGCCCGATGGCGTCAGCCGCGGCCTGGTCGGCGAGGTCATCTCCCGCATCGAGCGCAAGGGCCTCACCCTGGCCGCGCTCGAACTGCGCACCGTGGACCGCGCCACCGCCGAGCAGCACTACGCCGAGCACGACGGCAAGAGCTTCTTCAACGACCTGGTCGAGTTCATCACCGGCGGTCCGCTGGTGGCCATGGTCGTGGAGGGCACCCGTGCCATCTCCGCGTTCCGCCAGCTGGCCGGCGGCACCGACCCGGTCGAGAAGGCCACCCCCGGCACGATCCGCGGCGACTTCGGCCTGGAGGTCCAGTTCAACCTGGTCCACGGCTCGGACTCGCCGGAGTCGGCCGAGCGCGAGATCAAGCTCTGGTTCCCGAACCTCTGA
- a CDS encoding ABC transporter permease: MTRTLDREAPESRGLLLRIVPPGLYAGRPHVIVERAHLVYRRAWTAFVAGFFEPLFFLLSLGFGFGQLVSEVNGLPYPAFVAPGLLAASAMNGAIFDTTYNLFLKVKYSKVYEAMLNTPMGPIDIAVGEATWALLRGGLYSAGFLVVMFGFGLVTSAWALLALPVCLLIALAFAAVGMAGATFMRSWQDFDLVQLVVLPLFLFSTTFYPLSVYPSWLQAVVQWTPLYHSIELLRALTTGSVGWGALAHVVYLVVMAAAGVLVASRRLGKLLVS; this comes from the coding sequence ATGACCCGAACGCTCGACCGCGAGGCGCCCGAGAGCCGGGGCCTGCTGCTGCGCATCGTGCCGCCCGGCCTGTACGCGGGCCGCCCGCACGTGATCGTCGAACGCGCCCACCTGGTGTACCGGCGGGCGTGGACGGCCTTCGTCGCCGGCTTCTTCGAACCGCTGTTCTTCCTGCTGTCCCTGGGCTTCGGCTTCGGGCAGCTGGTGAGCGAGGTGAACGGCCTGCCCTACCCGGCGTTCGTCGCACCGGGCCTGCTGGCCGCGTCGGCGATGAACGGGGCCATCTTCGACACCACGTACAACCTGTTCCTCAAGGTCAAGTACTCGAAGGTGTACGAGGCCATGTTGAACACCCCGATGGGGCCGATCGACATCGCCGTGGGCGAGGCGACCTGGGCGTTGCTGCGCGGTGGCCTGTACTCGGCCGGGTTCCTCGTGGTGATGTTCGGATTCGGGCTCGTCACCTCGGCGTGGGCGCTGCTGGCGCTGCCCGTGTGCCTGCTGATCGCGCTGGCGTTCGCGGCGGTGGGCATGGCCGGCGCCACGTTCATGCGGTCGTGGCAGGACTTCGACCTCGTGCAGCTGGTGGTGCTGCCGCTGTTCCTGTTCTCGACGACCTTCTACCCGCTGTCGGTGTACCCGTCGTGGCTCCAGGCGGTCGTCCAGTGGACCCCGCTGTACCACTCGATCGAGTTGCTCAGGGCGCTGACCACGGGTTCTGTCGGCTGGGGCGCGTTGGCGCACGTCGTCTACCTGGTCGTCATGGCCGCGGCGGGGGTGTTGGTGGCGTCTCGGCGGCTCGGCAAGTTGCTGGTGTCCTGA
- a CDS encoding ABC transporter permease has protein sequence MLAVLEYQWTWYRRNWRSTSVTTFVNPLLFLLAMGMGFGSQVAAGPATGGERYVVFLAPALVVTTAVQTAMFESSFAVFSQFKWQRTFHGMVSTPVTPAQVLYGQLLWVALKLTFGCTAFLLVAAVLGALRSPWAVVALPVGVLTGMAFSSLVVAYTATVEKPDSFNGLYRFLVIPMTLFTGAFFPLSQLPGWLHPLAWVTPVWHGIELARGAAYGTLHPLPALGHLAYLFALVAVGVLLGRRFFDRRLAV, from the coding sequence ATGCTCGCCGTCCTCGAGTACCAGTGGACGTGGTACCGCCGGAACTGGCGGTCCACGTCGGTGACGACGTTCGTCAACCCGCTGCTGTTCCTGCTCGCGATGGGCATGGGCTTCGGCTCGCAGGTCGCGGCCGGCCCGGCCACCGGCGGCGAGCGGTACGTGGTGTTCCTCGCCCCGGCGCTGGTGGTGACCACGGCCGTGCAGACCGCGATGTTCGAGTCGTCCTTCGCGGTGTTCTCCCAGTTCAAGTGGCAGCGGACGTTCCACGGCATGGTGTCCACCCCGGTCACGCCCGCGCAGGTCCTGTACGGGCAACTGCTGTGGGTCGCGCTCAAGCTCACCTTCGGCTGCACGGCGTTCCTGCTGGTCGCGGCCGTGCTGGGGGCGCTCAGGTCACCGTGGGCGGTGGTCGCGCTGCCGGTGGGCGTGCTGACCGGCATGGCGTTCAGCTCGCTGGTCGTCGCCTACACCGCGACCGTGGAGAAGCCGGACTCGTTCAACGGCCTCTACCGGTTCCTGGTCATCCCGATGACCTTGTTCACCGGCGCGTTCTTCCCGCTGAGCCAACTGCCCGGCTGGCTGCACCCGCTGGCCTGGGTCACGCCCGTGTGGCACGGCATCGAGCTGGCCCGGGGCGCGGCCTACGGCACGCTGCACCCGCTGCCCGCCCTGGGGCACCTGGCGTACCTGTTCGCGCTGGTCGCCGTGGGAGTGCTCCTCGGCCGCCGCTTCTTCGACCGACGACTGGCGGTGTGA
- a CDS encoding YbaB/EbfC family nucleoid-associated protein, whose translation MRVSETSANGAVTVTVDSSGSPVDVRFTERAAAVRPEELGPLFMSTLAVARARIAGEVRAATEAQLGDDLPDTRRMVVDAYRDRFGEAPPPAPRTRRRDDDDFSGDSYLS comes from the coding sequence GTGCGGGTGTCGGAAACGAGCGCGAACGGCGCCGTCACCGTGACCGTCGACTCCAGCGGCTCCCCGGTGGACGTGCGGTTCACCGAGCGCGCTGCGGCCGTCAGGCCGGAGGAGCTGGGCCCGTTGTTCATGAGCACACTGGCCGTGGCGCGTGCTCGGATCGCGGGCGAGGTGCGTGCGGCGACCGAAGCCCAGCTCGGTGACGATCTGCCGGACACCCGCCGAATGGTCGTGGACGCCTATCGCGACCGGTTCGGGGAGGCACCACCGCCCGCACCGCGGACACGGCGGCGGGACGACGACGACTTCAGTGGCGACTCGTACCTTTCGTGA
- a CDS encoding TIGR03960 family B12-binding radical SAM protein, translating into MSVESVFPALEPLLPRVSKPVQYVGGELNATVKDWDAAAVRWALMYPDAYEVGLPNQGVMILYEVLNEQPDVLAERTYAVWPDLEALMREHGVPQFTVDAHRPVKAFDLLGVSFATELGYTNLLTALDLAGIPLHAEDRGDDDPVVVAGGHAAFNPEPIAPFVDAAVLGDGEEAVLEITDLVRAWKAEGRPGGRDELLLRLAETGGVYVPRFYDVEYLPDGRIQRVVPNRERVPYRVFKRTTMDLDAWPYPKQPLVPLAESVHERMSVEIFRGCTRGCRFCQAGMITRPVRERSIEGIGAMVQRGLEATGFEEVGLLSLSSADHSEIAEITKGLADRYEGTNTSLSLPSTRVDAFNIDLANELSRNGRRSGLTFAPEGGSERIRRVINKMVSEEDLIRTVSAAFGAGWRQVKLYFMCGLPTETDDDVLQIAEMAKNVIRAGREVSGRKDIRCTISIGGFVPKPHTPFQWAAQCDPATVDSRLRKLREAVNSDRSLGRNIGMRYHDGQPSLIEGLLSRGDRRVGKVIERVWREGGRFDGWSEHFSYDRWVAAAAAELEPLGVSLDWFTTREREELEVLPWDHLDSGLDKEWLWSDWQDALDEREQDDCRWTPCFDCGVCPAMGTDIEVGPTGRTLLPISPVGKGSPVRNPALTP; encoded by the coding sequence GTGAGTGTCGAGTCCGTTTTCCCCGCGTTGGAGCCCCTGCTGCCGCGGGTGTCCAAGCCCGTGCAGTACGTCGGCGGGGAGCTGAACGCGACCGTCAAGGACTGGGACGCCGCCGCCGTGCGGTGGGCGTTGATGTACCCGGACGCCTACGAGGTCGGGCTGCCCAACCAGGGCGTCATGATCCTCTACGAAGTGCTCAACGAGCAGCCGGACGTGCTGGCCGAGCGCACCTACGCGGTGTGGCCGGACCTGGAAGCGCTCATGCGCGAGCACGGCGTGCCGCAGTTCACCGTGGACGCGCACCGGCCGGTGAAGGCGTTCGACCTGCTCGGGGTGAGCTTCGCCACCGAGCTGGGCTACACGAACCTGCTCACCGCGCTGGACCTCGCGGGCATCCCGCTGCACGCCGAGGACCGCGGGGACGACGACCCCGTGGTGGTCGCCGGCGGGCACGCCGCCTTCAACCCGGAGCCGATCGCGCCGTTCGTCGACGCGGCGGTGCTGGGTGACGGCGAGGAAGCCGTCCTGGAGATCACCGACCTGGTGCGGGCGTGGAAGGCCGAGGGTCGGCCCGGCGGCCGGGACGAGCTGCTGCTGCGCCTGGCCGAGACCGGTGGCGTGTACGTGCCCCGGTTCTACGACGTGGAGTACCTGCCCGACGGGCGCATCCAGCGCGTGGTGCCCAACCGCGAGCGGGTGCCGTACCGGGTGTTCAAGCGGACCACGATGGACCTCGACGCGTGGCCGTACCCGAAGCAGCCGCTGGTGCCGCTGGCGGAGTCGGTGCACGAGCGGATGAGCGTGGAGATCTTCCGCGGCTGCACGCGCGGGTGCCGGTTCTGCCAGGCGGGCATGATCACCCGTCCGGTGCGGGAGCGGTCCATCGAGGGCATCGGCGCGATGGTGCAGCGCGGCCTGGAGGCGACCGGGTTCGAGGAGGTCGGCCTGCTGTCGCTGTCCAGCGCGGACCACTCGGAGATCGCCGAGATCACCAAGGGCCTGGCCGACCGCTACGAGGGCACCAACACGTCGTTGTCGCTGCCCTCGACCCGGGTGGACGCGTTCAACATCGACCTGGCCAACGAGCTGTCCCGCAACGGCCGCCGGTCGGGTCTGACGTTCGCGCCCGAGGGCGGCAGCGAGCGCATCCGGCGCGTGATCAACAAGATGGTGTCCGAGGAGGACCTCATCCGGACGGTCAGCGCGGCGTTCGGCGCGGGCTGGCGGCAGGTGAAGCTGTACTTCATGTGCGGCCTGCCGACCGAGACCGACGACGACGTGCTGCAGATCGCCGAGATGGCCAAGAACGTGATCCGCGCGGGCCGCGAGGTCAGCGGGCGCAAGGACATCCGCTGCACGATCTCCATCGGCGGGTTCGTGCCCAAGCCGCACACGCCGTTCCAGTGGGCGGCGCAGTGCGACCCGGCCACTGTGGACAGTCGGCTGCGCAAGCTCCGGGAGGCGGTCAACTCCGACCGGTCCCTGGGCCGCAACATCGGCATGCGCTACCACGACGGCCAGCCGTCCCTGATCGAAGGCCTGCTGTCCCGTGGCGACCGCCGCGTCGGCAAGGTCATCGAACGGGTGTGGCGCGAGGGCGGCCGGTTCGACGGCTGGTCCGAGCACTTTTCCTACGACCGCTGGGTCGCCGCCGCCGCGGCGGAGCTGGAGCCGCTCGGCGTCTCGCTGGACTGGTTCACCACCCGGGAACGCGAGGAGCTGGAGGTCCTGCCCTGGGACCACCTGGACTCGGGCCTGGACAAGGAATGGCTCTGGTCGGACTGGCAGGACGCCCTGGACGAGCGCGAACAGGACGACTGTCGGTGGACTCCGTGCTTCGACTGCGGCGTGTGCCCCGCGATGGGCACCGACATCGAGGTGGGTCCCACCGGCCGCACCCTGCTGCCGATCTCCCCGGTGGGCAAGGGCTCCCCGGTGCGCAACCCGGCGCTCACCCCCTGA
- a CDS encoding ABC transporter ATP-binding protein, which produces MTLVTTLVDAKGLTKNFGTFEAVRGIDVEVHRGEAFGFLGPNGAGKSSTMRMVSCVSPRTGGDLTVLGMDPNRDGPRIRARLGVVPQQDNLDTELTVRQNLEIYGRYFGMSRAAVREKATELLDFAQLTERADDEVEPLSGGMKRRLTIARSLVNDPEMVVLDEPTTGLDPQARHLLWDRLFRLKQNGVTLIITTHYMDEAEQLCDRLVVMDGGKIVAEGSPVDLIRRYSTREVLELRFPPGEQDAARVQGLADRVEVLPDRLLLYTDDGEAALSAAHNRGVRPASSLVRRSSLEDVFLRLTGRTLVD; this is translated from the coding sequence GTGACGCTCGTGACCACCCTCGTCGACGCCAAAGGCCTGACCAAGAACTTCGGCACGTTCGAAGCCGTCCGGGGCATCGACGTCGAGGTCCACCGGGGGGAGGCGTTCGGGTTCCTCGGGCCCAACGGCGCCGGCAAGTCCTCGACCATGCGCATGGTGTCCTGCGTGTCCCCGCGCACCGGCGGCGACCTGACCGTCCTGGGCATGGACCCCAACCGCGACGGGCCGCGCATCCGCGCCCGGCTCGGCGTCGTCCCCCAGCAGGACAACCTCGACACCGAGCTGACCGTCCGGCAGAACCTGGAGATCTACGGCCGCTACTTCGGCATGTCCCGCGCCGCCGTGCGCGAGAAGGCCACCGAGCTGCTCGACTTCGCCCAGCTCACCGAGCGCGCCGACGACGAGGTGGAACCGCTGTCGGGCGGCATGAAGCGCCGGCTGACCATCGCCCGGTCCCTGGTCAACGACCCGGAGATGGTGGTGCTCGACGAACCCACCACCGGCCTGGACCCGCAGGCCCGCCACCTGCTGTGGGACCGGCTGTTCCGGCTCAAGCAGAACGGCGTCACGCTCATCATCACCACCCACTACATGGACGAGGCCGAACAGCTCTGCGACCGGCTGGTGGTCATGGACGGCGGCAAGATCGTCGCCGAGGGCTCGCCGGTCGACCTGATCCGCCGCTACTCCACGCGCGAGGTGCTGGAGCTGCGCTTCCCGCCGGGCGAGCAGGACGCCGCCCGGGTGCAGGGCCTCGCCGACCGCGTCGAGGTGCTGCCCGACCGGCTCCTGCTCTACACCGACGACGGCGAGGCCGCGCTGTCCGCCGCGCACAACCGGGGCGTGCGGCCGGCGTCGAGCCTGGTCCGGCGCAGTTCGCTGGAGGACGTGTTCCTCCGCCTCACCGGCCGGACGTTGGTGGACTGA
- a CDS encoding type VII secretion target — protein sequence MTGYEALPTELRAHAAKLDALAERLGEAVHAARTVSMADGAYGQLCQFLPAVMREIEDQASNALTAGTKGMADTATKVRYTADEYEQREDDASVTFGSLR from the coding sequence ATGACCGGCTACGAGGCCCTGCCCACCGAGCTGCGGGCACACGCGGCCAAGCTGGACGCGTTGGCCGAACGACTGGGGGAAGCGGTGCACGCTGCACGGACGGTGAGCATGGCGGATGGTGCGTACGGGCAGCTGTGCCAGTTCCTGCCCGCTGTCATGCGTGAGATCGAGGACCAGGCGAGCAATGCGTTGACCGCGGGCACCAAGGGCATGGCCGACACGGCCACGAAAGTGCGGTACACCGCCGACGAGTACGAGCAGCGGGAGGACGACGCGTCGGTCACGTTCGGGAGCCTGCGATGA
- a CDS encoding WXG100 family type VII secretion target, producing the protein MTGTNPLIAPVQDSTRWYSGIGIAESAADVKSGIESGSWVDIGLGVAGVGLEALSFVVDPLGSLLSAGVSWLIEHVKPLSDALDWLAGNADVVASHAATWKNVAKAVAEVRDDYARDVANDTAGWVGQAGDAYRAVAKNNAEVLSGASTAAEGFGSAVEMAGVVVAVVREVVRDLIADLVGRLISWALEVAFTLGLGTPVVVAQASAAVARWGAKIGDILKKLVRTISKLVPLLRKLGDVFAKVRKVLDDLKTPARSGDEMPRPGQTGGARPVDDGSVRAYDRIDRWSENAYQSIRGSDDVDDVAGHVADVPRVGGGTGFSRAEIEQIKNHVFEDLHPLEGVDGGTVMARFDPNPDMAEAWLRLRSGRAQPSDIALLEHELAEARYWQQNPNASYKDAHAAANEVSRWETQIPPASNEDYSKPWR; encoded by the coding sequence ATGACCGGTACGAACCCGCTGATCGCGCCCGTCCAGGACAGCACCCGGTGGTACTCCGGGATTGGCATCGCCGAGTCGGCCGCCGACGTGAAGTCCGGTATCGAGAGCGGCAGTTGGGTGGACATCGGCTTGGGTGTCGCCGGGGTCGGTCTCGAAGCGCTGAGCTTCGTCGTCGACCCGTTGGGGTCCCTGCTGTCCGCCGGGGTCTCGTGGTTGATCGAACACGTCAAGCCGTTGTCGGACGCGTTGGACTGGCTGGCGGGCAACGCGGATGTCGTCGCCTCTCACGCCGCTACCTGGAAGAACGTGGCGAAGGCCGTGGCGGAGGTCCGGGACGACTACGCACGGGACGTGGCCAACGACACCGCCGGCTGGGTCGGGCAGGCCGGGGACGCCTACCGCGCGGTCGCGAAGAACAACGCCGAAGTCCTCAGCGGCGCGTCTACGGCCGCCGAGGGGTTCGGTTCGGCCGTGGAGATGGCCGGGGTCGTGGTCGCCGTCGTGCGCGAGGTGGTGCGCGACCTGATCGCCGACCTGGTCGGCCGGTTGATCTCGTGGGCCTTGGAGGTGGCGTTCACCCTCGGCCTCGGCACACCGGTCGTGGTCGCGCAGGCGTCCGCGGCGGTGGCGAGGTGGGGCGCCAAGATCGGTGACATCCTGAAGAAGCTGGTGCGCACGATAAGCAAGCTCGTCCCGTTGCTGCGCAAGCTCGGCGACGTGTTCGCGAAGGTCCGCAAGGTCCTGGACGACCTGAAGACCCCGGCCCGGTCGGGCGACGAAATGCCCCGCCCGGGTCAGACCGGCGGCGCGCGGCCGGTCGACGACGGGTCGGTGCGCGCCTACGACCGCATCGACCGCTGGTCGGAGAACGCCTACCAGTCGATCCGGGGCTCCGACGACGTGGACGACGTCGCGGGCCACGTCGCGGACGTGCCCCGGGTCGGCGGCGGGACCGGGTTCAGCCGCGCCGAGATCGAGCAGATCAAGAACCACGTCTTCGAGGACCTGCACCCGTTGGAGGGCGTCGACGGCGGCACCGTGATGGCGCGCTTCGACCCCAACCCCGACATGGCGGAGGCGTGGCTGAGGCTGCGGTCGGGTCGGGCGCAGCCCTCGGACATCGCCTTGCTCGAACACGAACTCGCCGAGGCGCGATACTGGCAGCAGAACCCCAACGCCTCGTACAAAGACGCGCACGCGGCGGCGAACGAGGTGTCCCGGTGGGAGACCCAGATCCCGCCCGCATCCAATGAGGACTACAGCAAGCCTTGGAGGTGA